The genomic window tgttctgctgggaaatctgGGTCGTggcattcatgtgaatgttactttgacacataccacctacttaaacattgttgcagaccatgtCAAAAGTATtctctaatggcagtggcctctttcagcaggataatgtgccctgccacactgcaaaacttgttcaggaatggtttaagGAACATAACAAAGAATTTAAGGTGTTGAcatggcctccaaattccacaGACCTCAATTTGATCgggcatctgtgggatgtgctggacaaacaagtttgatccatggaggcctccCCTCACAACTTACCGGGCTTAAAGGATCTTctccacagcacaccttcagaggtatTGTgcagtccatgcctcgatggttttaatgttatgactaaTTGGTGTATAGTCACACTGTATGTAGAAACAgacattaaatcaaaacatggttATTTTCTCAGAACTGAAAGGTATGTGGACATAAACTAGCTAACcaagaacattttattataagaCATTTTATTATAGGACATTTTATTATAGGACATTTTTAAGTCTATAAACTGGGGAATATAAAGCTCACCACCTATTTTTCTCTGCCTATTTTTTGCAGCATGCATGTACAGCTGTTCCTGGTACTGAAAGAGGATGTACTTGTTCTGGGGTGCTCAGTTGCGAGCATTTGAAACCACAGctcaaataaaattttactcAACCAACGGAGTAACAACAGGTAATTTCATGATGGCTTTTTATTTGGGGTAAGCATGTATCAATATTTGTGCAATATTATTAATCAGtgcaattaattattaattttttaattgtaatgtttttggttaagtttatttatgtgtatggAAACTGTACAGAggatgaaaacattttcatgacCTGATTTTGACAGGAAGCGACTGTGAGACAAAGAAGTAAGCGCACAACTGAGCACAAATTTTTGTTCAAAGTtaaaagaatcacatgaaatttgtcaaatgaaactacAAGCTACAATTTTTGCCAACGAAGATGGAACAAAACATTGCGGATTTGCTTAAGGATGCTTTTTCAGGTAAGAATAATTAAATTGTCTGTTTTGTACAATTTGTGACACTTGCGAACTTATTCTGACTTCATTCTTAGAAAAAAGCTTCAATCTAAAAGCCTAAAGGGTTTTTCAGgcgaacccttaaaggttctataaAGGATTCAACTACAGTGCGTCTTGATCAGAAGGGAATCCAATTAATGAACTGTTCAGAACGCTTTTTTTCCTAAGAGTGTTTATGTAATCTAACTGTAAtactcactgtatatattttgcacAATTTTGTGTCTCCTTTAGATGTTGACATACATGTAGATTTTGAGCATCTACAATCAGATGAGGGCACTAACACATCTAAAACAGAGCTAGTTATGGATGAGGACATGGATGATGTGAACAGTGCAAGTGATCTCTGGACAACATCAGAGAAAGGCTCAGTTGAGACCTTCATTAATGTttatgaaaaggaagaaagtgaAGCAAGCTCTGATACAAGTGAGAGTGAGTCAAGTAATTCATTCCCTATCGACACAGAGTCTCCATTTTGCCTTTCTCATGAAATAGATAATGATCAGGTTGTAAACACGATGATACCAGAAGCACAACAACTAAACTATACAGCTGGTGAGTGTACTGCAGAGGAAGGAAACATGCAAAGTGACTTAGCAGCAGGTGTTTCTATGCACGGACTAGTTACTGAATTAAACATATCAGGAGATGAAAAGGAGCTCCCAGAGGAGGAACACATGGAAACGTTTAACGTAGAATATAAGCCACAGAAATCACCTTCAATGTCCAGTGAGAGTGAAACACCAGAAGAGACGTCATCCGAATCAGACGAAGAATTACTTGAGAACTACAGCACAACAGAACAATCTCAGTGTGAATTTACTGGTAACAAGGATGAACTTTTTGTTGCAATGAGTCAAAACATTGCTGACAAATACTATGACAGTGATGACATGAAAGAGTTTACAGAGGAGGACCAAGAACAGATTGAGGAAAGCCTTGCAGATTATCCCTCGGATTTTTCACACAGTGAAACCGAAGAGCCTGCTGAAAATGCTACAGCCCAGCCGTTCACCCTCATAGACATCAGCTCTAGTGACGATCACTTCACAGACAAGATGGAGGATTTGTCCAATGCAGAAAATGTGAACTTGCAAAACAAAGACAGTTGTGCCCTAGATCATAATTCTGGGATTAAGGACCTAGAGGTTGAGATGATCTCAGCATCAGCAGACTTAGATCTGTCTTTCCAGAGAGGGAGCTTTGATGAAGAGGATGTCCAAGAATATTTACCAAATGATAGAAACACAGAGGAATATGCCAAGAATAAAGAGGATGCTGCAGCACTAAGTGATCTTAATGATCAAGCAGACTATATCAGTGACAGTAGTAGTGATGATCGCAGCACAAGCGAAGAAGAAACTCATTTTTTCCCATCATTAAAGCAGGAAGAGGAAAAGTCTCATATTACACAACATAACTCAACACAAGACATGGTGAGGGTGGATAATGATATTGATTACATATGTCCAGATACAGAGAATGGGGATGTTAACAGTCCTGAGAAACAATATGAGGGACATTTATCATTTTGTGATGTCGAGGAAAGAGGCTTCACAAACACAAGCTCTATTTCATATTATGAAGAATCCAATACAGAATCTACAGAATTACACCAAAGCATAGAGTCAGACAAAACAGACACAGCCATAAAAGACCATGACAAATCATCTTCAGAGTCTTCAGACAATGTAGGGGATAccaaaaacataataaatgagGTTTTGTGGTCCTCATCACTGCTGATGGATGAAGACAACCTGCGCTTAGATGAATATGACTGGGGCTTGACTGTTGAAGATTCATTTAAGATAAATTCAGGCGAAGGAGAAAATCAAGAGTACACAGAGGGAGCCGTGGAGAAGtctgatgaaaataaaaatcgGGACTGGGAGCTGGAGAAAACTAGAATTGAGGCGTTTTATAGATTCTATGGTGATCAGGCTGACCCAGAGGATACTGTGGGTAAGTGCTACAGAGAACACACTTCTGTTCTCCGTGGTTGCCTTTCCAACATTGATAAAATTGTGAATGGACTGCAAGTAAGTGAGGAATTTTTACTCCTTTTACTCTCTTTAGGCAGGAACCATAAGGTTACCTTTCGATTGGAAAGGTATGATGAATCTTCTGAATATGATGATGAGTCTGACAGGTAATGAGCTTCAACATCTTCTACATTATTGCACCCATTATAGTGTAGAGTTGGTCAGTTTGCATGGTTATGGCATGCTcattcctcaagggttctttggatggtgaGTGGTTCTAGTTTTCCCTCTGTAAAATCCTCTGTTGTTGCATTATACATATAACGTTTAAGGCTTCTCTCAGAggaacaaaccaaagaaccacTGATGA from Ictalurus furcatus strain D&B chromosome 5, Billie_1.0, whole genome shotgun sequence includes these protein-coding regions:
- the si:dkey-183p4.10 gene encoding dentin sialophosphoprotein isoform X2, yielding MEQNIADLLKDAFSDVDIHVDFEHLQSDEGTNTSKTELVMDEDMDDVNSASDLWTTSEKGSVETFINVYEKEESEASSDTSESESSNSFPIDTESPFCLSHEIDNDQVVNTMIPEAQQLNYTAGECTAEEGNMQSDLAAGVSMHGLVTELNISGDEKELPEEEHMETFNVEYKPQKSPSMSSESETPEETSSESDEELLENYSTTEQSQCEFTGNKDELFVAMSQNIADKYYDSDDMKEFTEEDQEQIEESLADYPSDFSHSETEEPAENATAQPFTLIDISSSDDHFTDKMEDLSNAENVNLQNKDSCALDHNSGIKDLEVEMISASADLDLSFQRGSFDEEDVQEYLPNDRNTEEYAKNKEDAAALSDLNDQADYISDSSSDDRSTSEEETHFFPSLKQEEEKSHITQHNSTQDMVRVDNDIDYICPDTENGDVNSPEKQYEGHLSFCDVEERGFTNTSSISYYEESNTESTELHQSIESDKTDTAIKDHDKSSSESSDNVGDTKNIINEVLWSSSLLMDEDNLRLDEYDWGLTVEDSFKINSGEGENQEYTEGAVEKSDENKNRDWELEKTRIEAFYRFYGDQADPEDTVGRNHKVTFRLERYDESSEYDDESDSTEEDLDSDLNTPDLNILKKEYHSESDDPLEKPYYPERSRMQPKEQQPVSAAEKQHPPRNKCLAVLKSSLAFGLLTAIGIVSFWWATENLDWIH
- the si:dkey-183p4.10 gene encoding dentin sialophosphoprotein isoform X1 → MEQNIADLLKDAFSDVDIHVDFEHLQSDEGTNTSKTELVMDEDMDDVNSASDLWTTSEKGSVETFINVYEKEESEASSDTSESESSNSFPIDTESPFCLSHEIDNDQVVNTMIPEAQQLNYTAGECTAEEGNMQSDLAAGVSMHGLVTELNISGDEKELPEEEHMETFNVEYKPQKSPSMSSESETPEETSSESDEELLENYSTTEQSQCEFTGNKDELFVAMSQNIADKYYDSDDMKEFTEEDQEQIEESLADYPSDFSHSETEEPAENATAQPFTLIDISSSDDHFTDKMEDLSNAENVNLQNKDSCALDHNSGIKDLEVEMISASADLDLSFQRGSFDEEDVQEYLPNDRNTEEYAKNKEDAAALSDLNDQADYISDSSSDDRSTSEEETHFFPSLKQEEEKSHITQHNSTQDMVRVDNDIDYICPDTENGDVNSPEKQYEGHLSFCDVEERGFTNTSSISYYEESNTESTELHQSIESDKTDTAIKDHDKSSSESSDNVGDTKNIINEVLWSSSLLMDEDNLRLDEYDWGLTVEDSFKINSGEGENQEYTEGAVEKSDENKNRDWELEKTRIEAFYRFYGDQADPEDTVGRNHKVTFRLERYDESSEYDDESDSTEEDLDSDLNTPDLNILKKEYHSESDDPLEKPYYPERSRMQPKEQQPVSAAEKQHPPRNKVKCLAVLKSSLAFGLLTAIGIVSFWWATENLDWIH